A window of Streptomyces profundus genomic DNA:
GCGCGCCCTGGTAGACGTCGGGGGTCCACATGTGGAACGGGACGGCGCCCACCTTGAAGAGCAGGCCCATCACCAGCAGGGCGCCGCCGATCAGCAGCAGCGCGTCGTTGCCCATCGTCCCGGCGAGGCCGGGGTCGATCGCGCCCGGCTCGCCGGCCACCACGTCGGCGATGCCGGCGTAGGAGACGGTGCCCGCGTAGCCGTAGAGCAGGGCCACGCCGAAGAGCAGGAACGCGGAGGCGAACGCGCCCAGCAGGAAGTACTTGACGGCCGCCTCCTGGGAGAGCAGCCGCCGCCTGCGGGCCAGCGCGCAGAGCAGATACAGCGGGAGGGACAGCACCTCAAGGGCGATGAACAGCACCAGCAGGTCGTTCGCCGCGACAAAGAGCAGCATCCCGCCGACCGCGAAGAGCAGCAGCGGGAAGATCTCCGTGGTGGTGCGCCCGGCCTTGACGGCCTCCTGCTCGGCGGGCCCGCCCGGCACGGCGGCCGGCGCGGCGGCGAACGAGTCGACGCGGGCGCCGTGCACCGCCGGCTCAAGGCGCCGTTCGGCGAAGAGCGCCACCGACACCAGACCGACCAGCGCGATCACGCCCTGGAGGAACAGCGCGGGCCCGTCGACGGCCAGCGCGCCCATGCCGGCGATCTGCGACTCGTCCGTGGCATGCCCGCTGGCGGCGAGACCGATCACGGCGGCGAACGCGCCGGCCAACGCCAGTGCGGACACCGCCACTTCGGCGTAGTACCGCTGCCGGCGCGGCAGGAACGCCTCGATCAGCACGCCTACGATGGCGGCGCCGAACACGATCAGGCTCGGCGAGAGCGCGACCCATTCGATGTCCGGGGCCTGCAATTCATTCACGGTGCGGCCTCCACTGCGGGCAGTTCAGGTTCCGGGTCCGTCTTGCCGACGTCGGAGAGCGTGTGCTCCACGGCCGGGTTGACGATGTCGGTGATCGGCTTGGGGAAGACTCCGAGGAAGATCAGCAGCGCGACCAGCGGCGCCACCACGGCGATCTCCCGCACCCTCAGGTCCGGCAGCTTCTCGATGCCGGGCTTGACGGGGCCCGTCATGGTGCGCTGGTAGAGCACCAGCACATAGAGCGCCGCCAGCACGATGCCGACACAGGCGATGATCCCGGCCACCCGGTAGCGGCTGA
This region includes:
- the nuoN gene encoding NADH-quinone oxidoreductase subunit NuoN, whose translation is MNELQAPDIEWVALSPSLIVFGAAIVGVLIEAFLPRRQRYYAEVAVSALALAGAFAAVIGLAASGHATDESQIAGMGALAVDGPALFLQGVIALVGLVSVALFAERRLEPAVHGARVDSFAAAPAAVPGGPAEQEAVKAGRTTTEIFPLLLFAVGGMLLFVAANDLLVLFIALEVLSLPLYLLCALARRRRLLSQEAAVKYFLLGAFASAFLLFGVALLYGYAGTVSYAGIADVVAGEPGAIDPGLAGTMGNDALLLIGGALLVMGLLFKVGAVPFHMWTPDVYQGAPTPVTGFMAAATKVAAFGALLRLLYVVLPGLSWDWEPVLWGVTIASMVGGAVIAITQTDVKRLLAYSSIAHAGFILAGVVSLSEDGVSSVLFYLGAYSLVTLGAFAVVTLVRDSGGEATHLSKWAGLGRRSPLLASVFALFLLAFAGIPLTSGFAGKFAVFRAAADSGAMGLVVVGVLASAIAAFFYVRVIVLMFFSEPKPDGPSVVIPSPLTSSVIGLAAVATVVLGVAPQYFLDLAGQAGVFVR